The nucleotide sequence GGCAGGCCTTCATCCCGAACACGCTGCGGAAAGTAGCCGCCCTGAAAGAGCTGCTGGTGGACTGCGGCTCGTCGGCGCTGATTGAGATTGATGGCGGCGTAACCAGCGAAAACGCTTCGGCCTTGGTGGAAGCCGGCGCCGACGTGCTGGTGGCCGGCTCGTTTGTGTTCAACGCCCCCGATCCGGTGGCCACCCTGGCCGAGCTGCGCGCCCAGCTGGCCGCTACGGTCGGTGCCGAAGAAGCCCGCCGCTAGTATGCCGCACCGTTCCTCTGGCTTGCCCGGTCTGCCGCGGGCTTTGCGCGTGGCGCTACTGCTACTGAGCCCGGCGCCGCTGGCACTGCTGCCGGCCTCGGCCGTATGGGCCCAGACCACGGAGCGCATTACGCTCAGCGGCACCGTGCGCGACGCCGCCGGCCAGCCGCTGGAGCAGGTGGGCGTGGGCGTGGAAGGCCAGCCCGGCGGCACCGTTACGGACTCGAAGGGGCGTTTCTCGCTGCAGGTGCCGCGTACGGGCCGGCCGGCAGTGCTGGTGGCGCGCAGCCTGCGCTACCGCGCCCAACGCCTGCCCGTAGTGCTGAGCGAAGACCGCACCGAGCTGAGCCTGACCCTGCAGACTGATTCCCGCACGCTGGGCAACGTGACCGTGCGCGCCCGCACCGACGAGGCTGACACCCGCGAGCAGGTGAGCATGATCCGGCTCGACCCGCGCACGGCCAAGGTGCTGCCGTCGCCGTTCGGCGACTTCAACGCCATCCTCAAAACCCTGCCCGGCGTGCAATCCACCAACGAACTGACGAGTACGTACTCGGTGCGGGGCGGCAACTACGACGAAAACCTGGTCTACGTCAACGGTATTGAGATTTACCGGCCATTTCTGGTGACTACGGCGCAGCAGGAAGGCCTGAGCTTCGTGAATCCGGACCTGGTGAACAAGGTGGAATTCTCGACCGGCGGCTGGCAGCCCAAGTACGGCGACAAGCTGTCGTCGGTGCTGAGCATCGACTACAAGCAGCCCACCAAATTCGCGGCTTCGGCTACCGGCAGCCTGGTGGGCGGGGCCATGCACGTGGAGGCTACCTCGCCGGGCAAGCGCCTGAGCTACCTGGCCGGTATCCGCTACAAGAATGCCACCTACGTGCTCAGCTCGCTGAACCAGGCGCAGGGCGGCTACAATCCCACGTTCTACGACGGCCAGGCCTACCTCAACGCCAACCTGGGGCCCAAGGGCAACGAAGACCGCACCTCGCTGGGCGTGCTGGCCACCTTCGCACACAACGACTACCGCTTTACGCCCGAGTCCGGGCAGGCCACGTTCAGCACGGCTACCAACCAGGCCACGCGCCTGTTTATCGTGTACCAGGGCCGGGAGCGGATGCAGTACGATATGGCCCAGGGCGGCCTGAGCTTGAAGCACAACTTCTCGCCGCGCCTGCAGGGCGAAGTGCTGGGCGGGCTGGTGTATTCGCGCGAGCTGGAATACCGCGACGTGGAAGCCAGCTACAGCCTGGCCGACATCAACCGCGACCCGACCTCGCGCGACTTCGGGCAGGCCGTGCGCCAGCGGGCTGTGGGCAAGCGCTTCGACCACTCGCGCAACACGCTGCAGGCGGCCATTGCCACGGCCGAAGCCCGCGCCCGCTGGACGCCCGGCAGCCGCAATACCGTGCGCTTCGGGGTGAAAACCGGCCGCGAGCGAATCGAGGACGTGCTCAACGAGTACAGCTTCGCCGACTCGGCCGACTTCGTGCCCGATGCGCGCCGCACGCGCCTGGTGGCCGACCTCGACCTGCAAAGCACCCGTACCCAGGGCTACGCCCAGCATACCATCGAGCTGGACTCGCTGCGCACGCTCACGTACGGCGTGCGGGCACACTGGTGGTCGGTCAACCAGCAGCTGGTGGTGAGCCCGCGGGTGCAGTATTCGTTTATTCCGCGCAGCCGGCCCAACCACTCCTATAAGGTAGCGGCCGGGGTGTACTACCAGCCACCGTTCTACCGCGAGCTGCGCGACCAGCAGGGCAGCCGCCCCACGCCGGGCAGCCCGCTGCTGGTGGAAGCGCGTCTGAACCCCGAGTTGCGAGCCCAGCGCTCCATGCACTTCATCGTGGGTAATGAAATCCGGTTTCAGCAGTACGGCCGGCCCTTCCGGTTCACGGGCGAGGCCTATTTCAAGTACATGACCGACGTGGTGCCCTACGACGTTGACAACGTGCGGCTGCGCTACTTCGCCAAAAACCTGGCCACGGCCTACGCCGCCGGCGCTGACTTCCGGGTGGGCGGCGAATTTGTGAACGGGGCCGAATCGTGGTTTACGCTGGGCGTGCTCACCACCCGCGAAAACCTGCAGGGCGACTCGCTGAACCTGTTTGAGCCTAACCGCGTGGGGGCCGACAGCTTGGTGGGGCGGGAAGCCAAAGGCTACATCCGCCGTCCGCAGGATCAGCGCCTCAACTTCGGCATCTTCTTCCAGGACCATCTGCCCAACAACCCGTCGGTGCGGGGCTACGTGAATTCGGTGTTTGGCACCGGTCTGCCGTTCAGCCCGCCCAACAACGAGCAGGAGCGCGGCACCACCAAGCTCACCCGTGCCTACTGGCGCGTGGACCTGGGCTTTTCCAAGGTGCTGACCCTGAACACCGAGCCCGACCGGCGCCTGGGCCGCCTGGAAAGTTTGTGGCTGGGCCTGGAAGTGCTGAACGTGCTGGCCCGCAACAACGTGGCCGGCTACAGCTACGTGCAGGACCTGAACGGCCGCACCTACGCCGTGCCCAACTACCTCTCGCAGCGCCTTGTGAATCTGCGCGTCATTGCCCGGTTCTAAGCCGCTCCCTCCGCGTCAGGATAGAATATTTAGGCCCCGGGCCCGGTAGCTGCCAGCTGCCGGGCCCGTTTTTTTATCCACTATTCAGCCAGCATCGGTCCGGCTAACGAAACGCCAGCGGTGGCCCTACCACGCGCATGTCGTGGCGGGCAAAGAGGGCGGCGGCCTGGGCAGGGGTAGGTGGAACTTGGAAGGCGGCCGCGGCCCGGAAAAAGTCTTCCATGTGTCCGGCGGGCTGAAAGCCGTAGAGCAGCCGGCCCGTGTCGGTGAGCTGGGCGAAGGTATGCGGCACGTTGCGGGGCAGGAAGACAAAGTCGCCGGCCGACAGTGTGTGCTCGGCCTCGCCGACCCGGAACCGGTACGTGCCGCTCAGCACGTAGAAGGTTTCGTCCTGGTGAGGGTGCACGTGCAGGGGCGGGCCGCCGCGCTCCGCCCCGCGGTACTCAAACAAGCTGAACGCGCCGCCGGTATCCTGGGCGGCCACCTTGAGACTGTTGGCGCTGGGCCCCAACTGCGTCTGGCCGTGGGGTGGCCGCGCGGTGCCGGCCCGCACCACGAAGCCGGCCGCAAACTCCGCACTCAGCTCATAGTGCTCGGTCGGCGACAAGCCCGGCCCCACGTTCTGCAGGCCATGCTCGGCATTGACGCGGGCCAGTGCATCCGGGGAAAGGGGCGCCTGCTGTCGGCTCATGTACACAAAAAACTCTTCCAGCCGGC is from Hymenobacter yonginensis and encodes:
- a CDS encoding TonB-dependent receptor, translating into MPHRSSGLPGLPRALRVALLLLSPAPLALLPASAVWAQTTERITLSGTVRDAAGQPLEQVGVGVEGQPGGTVTDSKGRFSLQVPRTGRPAVLVARSLRYRAQRLPVVLSEDRTELSLTLQTDSRTLGNVTVRARTDEADTREQVSMIRLDPRTAKVLPSPFGDFNAILKTLPGVQSTNELTSTYSVRGGNYDENLVYVNGIEIYRPFLVTTAQQEGLSFVNPDLVNKVEFSTGGWQPKYGDKLSSVLSIDYKQPTKFAASATGSLVGGAMHVEATSPGKRLSYLAGIRYKNATYVLSSLNQAQGGYNPTFYDGQAYLNANLGPKGNEDRTSLGVLATFAHNDYRFTPESGQATFSTATNQATRLFIVYQGRERMQYDMAQGGLSLKHNFSPRLQGEVLGGLVYSRELEYRDVEASYSLADINRDPTSRDFGQAVRQRAVGKRFDHSRNTLQAAIATAEARARWTPGSRNTVRFGVKTGRERIEDVLNEYSFADSADFVPDARRTRLVADLDLQSTRTQGYAQHTIELDSLRTLTYGVRAHWWSVNQQLVVSPRVQYSFIPRSRPNHSYKVAAGVYYQPPFYRELRDQQGSRPTPGSPLLVEARLNPELRAQRSMHFIVGNEIRFQQYGRPFRFTGEAYFKYMTDVVPYDVDNVRLRYFAKNLATAYAAGADFRVGGEFVNGAESWFTLGVLTTRENLQGDSLNLFEPNRVGADSLVGREAKGYIRRPQDQRLNFGIFFQDHLPNNPSVRGYVNSVFGTGLPFSPPNNEQERGTTKLTRAYWRVDLGFSKVLTLNTEPDRRLGRLESLWLGLEVLNVLARNNVAGYSYVQDLNGRTYAVPNYLSQRLVNLRVIARF
- a CDS encoding cupin domain-containing protein encodes the protein MCALPLLDWAWPVAAQTAPSPAGLVVRAGQSRFGIPTPFHGINPNDLKLSARDTSGALAFFDYTGLEPAGPSLHRHLAQDEIFYVAEGEYLFQLGERKLLLQAGDTVFLPRQLPHTWVQRSARGQLLYWLLPAGRLEEFFVYMSRQQAPLSPDALARVNAEHGLQNVGPGLSPTEHYELSAEFAAGFVVRAGTARPPHGQTQLGPSANSLKVAAQDTGGAFSLFEYRGAERGGPPLHVHPHQDETFYVLSGTYRFRVGEAEHTLSAGDFVFLPRNVPHTFAQLTDTGRLLYGFQPAGHMEDFFRAAAAFQVPPTPAQAAALFARHDMRVVGPPLAFR